The sequence TGTTTAGCTTCTACACGTAAAACAAATGGTAACTTAGTCAATATCACGAACGTTAACGTATGATGATTGGATTGAAAATCAGGTAATTCTTGTCTGGTACAAATGAGAGAGATTAGTTTCTTTGGATGGGTTAGTTGTATGTTGGCGTGAGATAACAGGAACGAGGAAACTACTATTAATACGGGATGAGTGAGAGGAGGAGAGGAGAGGAGGGGCTTTATCACAATTTTCGCTTATTCATGGTGTTCGTGGTGGAAATCATGGCCATCGTGATCTTCGAAGTGGTGGATTTCTTCGTGGTGATGTTCCTCATGCACTGGAACATGGACTGGGACCTTAACTGGGTATGGGACGTGTTTCTCGACTTCGACTGGAATATGTTTCTCGATGGTGTATGGGATTGGGCGGTCAACTGGGACCTTAACCGGGTAAGGTATGTTCTTGTACACTGGGTATGGCACGTGCTTCTCTACTGGGTACGGGGCGGGCACGGGTACCTTGACTGGGACTGGCACTGGTTTTTCCACGTGCACTGGGACTGGACGGTCATATGGGACATGGACTGGGTATGGGACCTTCTTGTATACTGGGTACGGGACTGGTTTTTCAACCGGAACCGGTACTGGTTTGTGCACGTGAACTGGAACTGGGCGATCGACTGGAACATGGACTGGGTAGTGGACAATTTTTTCGACTGGGTATGGCTTCTCGACATGAACTGGGACCTTGACCGGCACAAGAACCTTCTTCTCAACTGGGTATGGAGCTGGGACATGGACCTTAACTGGAACTGGAACCTTTTTCTCTACTGGGTATGGAGCTGGCACGTACACCTTGACTGGGACTGGGTTGTCAACCGGAACATGGACTGGGTATGGCACCTTCTTCTCAACAGGGTACGGGGCTGGGACATGCACTGGAACCTTGACGATTTCCTTGACTGGGTAATGGACGGTCTTGTACACGGGGTATGGTTTTGGCACTCCGACCTTCACTGGGTACGGAATGTGTTTCTCGACGGGGTATGGGATGTGCTTCTCCACTGGGTACGGCACGGCAACCTTCTTGACCACAGTCAAAGTTTTCTCGTGATGAGGATGGAAATCAACATGTTCGTGATGATGTCCCTCGTATTCGTGGAAATCGTGTCCACCGAAGTCATGATCGAACAGTCCACGTTTGTCCTGTTTCTTCTCAGCCTGTTCGACTGGCTTAGCTTCTTCGGCCTTCTTTTCTTCGGCCGATATACTGCAAACCAGCAGTGTTGCTATACCTATTAACACCTGTAATGAAAACAAACAAGATATGTTAATCCACACATTGTTTTCCAGTAACAACTGCACGGAAAGGGAAACG is a genomic window of Topomyia yanbarensis strain Yona2022 unplaced genomic scaffold, ASM3024719v1 HiC_scaffold_99, whole genome shotgun sequence containing:
- the LOC131696248 gene encoding skin secretory protein xP2-like; translation: MKLLVLIGIATLLVCSISAEEKKAEEAKPVEQAEKKQDKRGLFDHDFGGHDFHEYEGHHHEHVDFHPHHEKTLTVVKKVAVPYPVEKHIPYPVEKHIPYPVKVGVPKPYPVYKTVHYPVKEIVKVPVHVPAPYPVEKKVPYPVHVPVDNPVPVKVYVPAPYPVEKKVPVPVKVHVPAPYPVEKKVLVPVKVPVHVEKPYPVEKIVHYPVHVPVDRPVPVHVHKPVPVPVEKPVPYPVYKKVPYPVHVPYDRPVPVHVEKPVPVPVKVPVPAPYPVEKHVPYPVYKNIPYPVKVPVDRPIPYTIEKHIPVEVEKHVPYPVKVPVHVPVHEEHHHEEIHHFEDHDGHDFHHEHHE